The following proteins are encoded in a genomic region of Thioclava nitratireducens:
- a CDS encoding FadR/GntR family transcriptional regulator codes for MDKEFEQIARTDHLPTRIATQFAKRIYDGVLKAGDKLPTEHAMSKTFGVSRTVVREAIAQLRNEGLVETRQGVGAFVVERTARQIRLEDGKKMDRHAFNELYQVRVPLEMEAAALAAVHHTEAQMAALDAAMMGLSDIPDWGKSGVTADLDFHRIIAEATGNDYFVQFVTAISERISHVITIARAEGQLDDVIAWTIEEHGAICEAIRARNPAAARAAMQRHLVNSAERVGLQFEFIE; via the coding sequence ATGGATAAAGAGTTCGAGCAGATTGCCCGCACGGATCATCTGCCGACGCGGATCGCGACGCAATTCGCCAAGCGGATTTATGACGGCGTGCTGAAAGCCGGTGACAAGCTGCCGACGGAACATGCAATGTCCAAAACCTTTGGCGTGAGCCGCACCGTTGTGCGCGAAGCGATTGCGCAGCTGCGTAACGAAGGGCTGGTGGAGACGCGACAGGGTGTCGGTGCCTTCGTGGTGGAGCGCACCGCGCGCCAGATCCGTCTCGAAGACGGCAAGAAGATGGACCGGCACGCTTTCAACGAGCTCTATCAGGTGCGCGTGCCGTTGGAGATGGAAGCGGCCGCGCTCGCCGCAGTGCATCACACCGAGGCTCAGATGGCGGCACTCGACGCCGCGATGATGGGCCTGTCGGATATCCCCGATTGGGGCAAGTCGGGTGTTACCGCCGACCTCGATTTCCATCGCATCATCGCCGAGGCGACAGGCAACGACTATTTCGTGCAATTCGTCACGGCGATCTCGGAGCGGATCAGCCATGTCATCACGATCGCGCGCGCCGAGGGGCAGCTCGACGATGTGATCGCATGGACGATCGAAGAGCACGGGGCGATTTGCGAGGCCATTCGGGCGCGCAATCCCGCCGCGGCAAGGGCTGCGATGCAGCGTCACTTGGTGAACTCCGCCGAGCGTGTCGGCCTGCAGTTCGAATTCATCGAGTAA
- the denD gene encoding D-erythronate dehydrogenase, whose amino-acid sequence MHALIIGAAGMVGRKLTDRIVGGAPLQGKAVDHLSLVDVIAPDTPEGFSGTTDCLQADLSEAGTPEKLIAARPDVIFHLAAIVSGEAEKDFEKGYRINLDGTRALFEAIRHANLTDGYRPRVVFASSIAVVGAPLPYPIPDEFHATPLTSYGTQKAICELLLSDYSRHGFFDGIGIRLPTICIRPGKPNAAASGFFSNILREPLVGQEAVLPVPETIRHWHTSPRSAVGFMLHAADIDLDKVGPRRNLSMPGVSATVGEQIEALRRVAGEKAVALIRREPDAMITKMCESWAAGFDATRARQLGFTSEDSFDAIIQAHIEDELEGVA is encoded by the coding sequence ATGCACGCACTCATTATCGGCGCGGCGGGAATGGTAGGCCGAAAACTCACCGATCGAATCGTCGGAGGAGCGCCCCTTCAGGGCAAAGCGGTCGACCACCTCTCGCTGGTCGACGTGATCGCCCCGGATACGCCGGAGGGGTTCTCAGGCACCACCGATTGCCTGCAGGCCGACCTGTCCGAAGCAGGCACTCCAGAGAAACTGATCGCCGCGCGACCTGACGTGATCTTCCACCTCGCCGCGATCGTCTCGGGCGAGGCCGAGAAGGATTTCGAAAAGGGCTACCGCATCAATCTCGACGGCACCCGCGCGCTTTTCGAGGCGATCCGGCACGCCAACCTGACCGATGGCTATCGTCCGCGGGTGGTTTTTGCCTCTTCCATCGCGGTGGTGGGCGCACCCCTGCCCTATCCGATCCCCGACGAGTTCCACGCGACGCCCCTGACCAGCTACGGCACCCAGAAGGCGATCTGCGAATTGCTGCTGTCGGACTATTCGCGCCATGGCTTCTTCGACGGGATCGGCATCCGCCTGCCCACGATCTGCATCCGTCCGGGCAAACCGAATGCCGCCGCGTCAGGCTTCTTCTCGAACATCCTGCGCGAACCCCTGGTGGGTCAGGAAGCCGTGCTTCCGGTGCCCGAGACGATCCGGCACTGGCACACATCGCCGCGCTCGGCAGTGGGTTTCATGCTGCACGCAGCCGATATCGATCTGGATAAGGTCGGGCCCCGCCGAAACCTTTCGATGCCGGGTGTGAGCGCAACGGTCGGCGAACAGATCGAAGCCCTACGCCGCGTTGCGGGGGAAAAGGCTGTCGCCCTGATCCGGCGCGAGCCAGACGCGATGATCACCAAAATGTGCGAGAGCTGGGCCGCAGGCTTCGACGCGACCCGCGCCCGCCAGCTCGGCTTCACCTCGGAAGACAGCTTCGACGCGATCATCCAAGCGCATATCGAGGATGAACTGGAAGGTGTCGCGTGA
- a CDS encoding IlvD/Edd family dehydratase, producing MTKTERRLRSQDWFDNPDHADLTALYLERFMNYGTTPEELRAGKPIIGIAQSGSDLNPCNRHHLDLAKRVRDGIRDAGGIPIEFPTHTLFENCKRPTAALDRNLAYLGLVELLYGYPFDGVVLTTGCDKTTPSALMAAATVDLPAIVLSGGPMLDGWHEGELVGSGTVIWRSRRKYAAGEITRDEFLETALDSAPSIGHCNTMGTASTMNAIAEALGMSLTGCAAIPAAYRARGQMAYRTGRRAVELVHEDIRPSNILTREAFLNAIKLNAAIGGSTNAQPHIMAMAKHAGVALDPSDWQTHGYDIPLLANIQPAGKYLGERFHRAGGVPAILWELLQAGQLNGDCPTVTGRNMAENLQGCESTDREVIYRFEEPMMERAGFYVLSGNLFDFAILKTSVISPEFRERYLSKPGREGIFEGKAFVFDGSEDYHARINDPALEIDEFSILIIRGAGPLGWPGSAEVVNMQPPDHLLKRGITSLPTIGDGRQSGTSDSPSILNASPESAAGGGLAWLRTGDTVRIDLNTGRCDMLVDEDELAARKAGDLPPIPEAATPWQKLYRETVTQMADGATIRDAEQFRQLAKKVPRHNH from the coding sequence ATGACCAAAACCGAACGCCGCCTGCGCTCGCAAGACTGGTTCGACAATCCCGATCATGCAGACCTGACTGCGCTTTATCTCGAACGCTTCATGAATTATGGCACGACGCCTGAAGAGTTGCGCGCGGGCAAGCCGATCATCGGGATCGCCCAGTCGGGCAGCGACCTGAACCCATGCAACCGCCACCATCTGGATCTCGCCAAGCGCGTGCGCGACGGGATCCGCGATGCAGGCGGCATCCCGATCGAATTCCCGACGCATACGCTCTTTGAGAACTGCAAGCGTCCGACCGCCGCGCTCGATCGCAACCTCGCCTATCTCGGTCTTGTCGAACTGCTTTACGGCTACCCGTTCGACGGTGTCGTGCTGACCACGGGTTGCGACAAGACCACGCCGTCGGCCCTGATGGCCGCGGCGACGGTCGACCTACCCGCGATCGTTCTGTCCGGCGGGCCGATGCTCGACGGCTGGCACGAGGGAGAACTCGTGGGCTCGGGCACGGTGATCTGGCGTTCACGCCGCAAATACGCCGCGGGCGAAATCACCCGCGACGAGTTTCTCGAAACCGCGCTCGACAGCGCGCCCTCGATTGGCCACTGCAACACGATGGGCACCGCTTCGACGATGAATGCTATCGCCGAGGCGCTGGGGATGTCGCTCACCGGCTGTGCGGCGATACCGGCAGCCTATCGCGCCCGCGGTCAGATGGCCTATCGCACCGGGCGCCGTGCGGTCGAACTAGTCCACGAGGATATCCGACCCTCGAACATCCTCACGCGCGAGGCCTTCCTGAACGCGATCAAGCTGAACGCGGCGATCGGGGGCTCGACCAATGCGCAGCCGCATATCATGGCGATGGCGAAACATGCGGGAGTGGCGCTCGATCCGTCGGACTGGCAGACACATGGCTATGACATCCCGCTTCTGGCCAATATTCAGCCCGCCGGAAAATATCTTGGCGAACGGTTCCACCGTGCGGGCGGTGTGCCCGCGATCCTTTGGGAACTTCTGCAGGCGGGTCAGCTGAATGGCGATTGCCCCACCGTGACCGGTCGCAACATGGCGGAGAACCTCCAGGGGTGCGAGAGCACCGACCGTGAAGTGATCTACCGTTTCGAGGAGCCGATGATGGAGCGCGCGGGCTTCTATGTCCTCTCCGGCAATCTCTTCGACTTCGCAATCCTGAAGACCTCGGTAATCTCGCCGGAGTTCCGCGAGCGTTATCTCAGCAAGCCGGGCCGCGAGGGAATTTTCGAGGGCAAGGCCTTCGTCTTTGATGGCTCGGAAGACTATCACGCCCGTATCAACGACCCCGCCCTCGAGATCGACGAATTCTCGATACTCATAATCCGGGGGGCCGGTCCGCTCGGTTGGCCGGGCTCTGCGGAAGTGGTGAACATGCAACCGCCCGATCATTTACTGAAGCGCGGCATCACCAGCCTGCCGACGATCGGTGACGGGCGACAGTCTGGCACCTCGGATAGCCCCTCGATCCTGAACGCCTCGCCCGAGAGCGCGGCGGGCGGCGGGCTGGCATGGCTGCGCACGGGCGACACGGTCCGGATCGATCTGAACACCGGGCGCTGCGACATGCTCGTTGACGAGGACGAACTGGCGGCGCGCAAAGCGGGCGACTTGCCGCCGATCCCAGAGGCAGCGACCCCCTGGCAGAAGCTCTATCGCGAGACCGTCACGCAGATGGCGGATGGCGCGACGATCCGCGACGCCGAGCAGTTCCGTCAGCTTGCCAAGAAAGTGCCGCGGCATAATCACTGA
- a CDS encoding NAD(P)-dependent oxidoreductase, whose translation MTQPLPKIAFLGTGLMGAPMVRRLLGAGYPVTVWNRAAEKARALVAAGAEQAGSPAEAVAKADIAFTMLSDGAAVADVLFAQGTAEALRPGSVLIDTSSIAPDVARDHAARLEELGVTQIDCPVSGGTAGAESGTLALMAGGPKETIARIAPVLEPLGRMTHVGPAGAGQVCKLANQQIVAITIGAVAEAMILVRAGGADPARFRDAIRGGFAESRILELHGARMIARDFTPGGPSRLQLKDLRGVETLANANHLELPLTDTVRAAYEAFVAAGNGDVDHSGLLLHLETLNSASLLEERS comes from the coding sequence GTGACACAGCCGCTCCCCAAAATTGCATTTCTGGGCACAGGTCTGATGGGGGCGCCGATGGTTCGGCGCCTCCTCGGGGCGGGCTATCCCGTCACCGTATGGAACCGCGCTGCCGAAAAGGCCCGCGCGCTGGTCGCCGCCGGGGCCGAGCAGGCGGGGAGCCCCGCCGAGGCCGTCGCGAAGGCGGATATCGCCTTCACCATGCTTTCTGATGGCGCAGCGGTGGCCGACGTGCTGTTTGCGCAAGGCACAGCCGAAGCCCTGCGCCCGGGCAGCGTGCTGATCGACACCTCGTCGATCGCGCCGGACGTGGCGCGCGATCATGCCGCCCGGCTCGAAGAGCTTGGCGTGACGCAGATCGACTGCCCTGTCTCGGGCGGCACTGCGGGCGCCGAGAGCGGAACGCTCGCTTTGATGGCGGGTGGGCCGAAAGAGACGATCGCGCGGATCGCGCCCGTGCTCGAACCACTTGGGCGAATGACCCATGTCGGCCCTGCGGGCGCCGGTCAGGTCTGCAAACTGGCCAATCAGCAGATCGTCGCGATCACCATCGGCGCGGTCGCCGAGGCGATGATCCTCGTGAGAGCGGGCGGTGCAGATCCCGCGAGATTCCGCGACGCGATCCGCGGTGGCTTTGCCGAAAGCCGCATCCTCGAACTGCATGGCGCGCGGATGATCGCCCGCGATTTCACCCCAGGCGGCCCGTCGCGACTGCAGCTGAAAGACCTTCGCGGCGTCGAGACGCTTGCGAACGCGAACCATCTCGAGCTCCCGCTGACCGATACCGTGCGTGCGGCCTACGAGGCCTTCGTCGCCGCTGGAAACGGCGACGTCGATCACTCCGGGCTGCTGCTTCATCTTGAGACGCTCAACAGCGCGTCCCTTCTCGAGGAAAGATCATGA
- a CDS encoding FAD-binding oxidoreductase, translated as MQKGEGTEKLLAMLGGDMVSTDAGLIERHCQDWHGDVTSSAIALLRPRSTEDVSRAVRACAELGFGVVPQGGRSGLALGAVPDGPASQVVLSLERMDRVRSLNTRDFTAVVEAGVVLETFKKEVAEAGLYFPLALGAQGTCQIGGNVSTNAGGVNVLRYGMTRELVLGLEVVLPDGLVLDLISRLRKDNRGIDLKQLFIGAEGVLGIVTAVSFKLMPAPDQTATALLALDSLEDAIELYRLARLKCCDLMSAFEFMPAEAFQLAREGIPDLTLPLEPAHRAYALVEMSGSGLVDIESLLAQFLELAMDEGLVRDGVVAQSKAQARNIWLVREGMNEGQARRGKHLRTDLSVPLSELAAFVAEAEAAVAEVLPGAVCVSYGHVGDGNVHLNVLPDPEGAEELDRQIYRAKTVLNEVLGRYDGSISAEHGVGRLKKADFAARASSVQRDLLERIKRAIDPNLTMNPGCLLDLEG; from the coding sequence ATGCAGAAAGGTGAAGGGACGGAGAAGCTTCTGGCGATGCTCGGCGGCGACATGGTCTCGACCGATGCCGGGCTGATCGAGCGCCATTGCCAAGACTGGCACGGCGACGTGACCAGTTCTGCCATTGCGCTTTTGCGGCCGCGGAGCACCGAAGACGTATCCCGCGCGGTGCGAGCCTGTGCGGAGCTCGGGTTCGGCGTCGTGCCGCAGGGTGGGCGCAGTGGACTTGCGCTGGGCGCGGTGCCCGATGGTCCAGCGTCTCAGGTCGTGCTGTCGCTCGAGCGAATGGATCGGGTTCGCAGCCTGAATACACGGGATTTCACGGCGGTTGTCGAAGCCGGCGTGGTGCTCGAGACGTTCAAAAAAGAAGTGGCCGAGGCCGGTCTCTACTTCCCGCTCGCGCTCGGCGCACAAGGCACCTGTCAGATTGGCGGCAACGTCTCTACCAATGCGGGCGGGGTGAACGTTCTGCGCTACGGGATGACGCGCGAATTGGTGCTCGGGCTCGAGGTCGTGCTGCCGGACGGTCTCGTGCTCGATCTCATCAGTCGGCTGCGCAAGGACAATCGCGGGATCGATCTCAAGCAGCTTTTCATCGGGGCCGAAGGGGTGCTGGGCATCGTCACTGCCGTGTCCTTCAAGTTGATGCCCGCGCCTGACCAGACCGCGACCGCATTGCTGGCGCTTGACTCGCTGGAAGACGCGATCGAGCTCTACCGTCTCGCGCGCCTTAAATGCTGTGACCTGATGTCTGCCTTCGAATTCATGCCCGCCGAGGCTTTCCAGCTCGCTCGTGAGGGCATTCCCGATCTCACGCTGCCGCTCGAGCCCGCACATCGCGCCTATGCCCTGGTGGAGATGTCGGGCTCGGGGCTCGTCGATATCGAGTCGCTTCTCGCGCAATTCCTCGAACTGGCGATGGACGAGGGGCTCGTGCGTGACGGCGTGGTCGCGCAGTCGAAAGCTCAGGCGCGGAATATCTGGCTGGTGCGTGAGGGGATGAACGAGGGGCAAGCGCGGCGCGGAAAACATCTGCGCACGGACCTCTCCGTGCCGCTCTCAGAGCTGGCTGCGTTCGTCGCCGAGGCCGAGGCGGCAGTCGCAGAAGTCTTGCCCGGGGCGGTCTGCGTCTCATACGGTCACGTGGGGGATGGCAATGTGCATCTGAACGTGCTGCCCGACCCGGAAGGCGCGGAGGAGCTCGATAGGCAGATTTATCGAGCTAAAACAGTTCTCAACGAGGTCCTGGGCCGCTATGACGGGTCGATCAGCGCAGAGCACGGGGTCGGGCGTCTCAAGAAGGCCGATTTCGCCGCGCGCGCATCTTCGGTTCAGCGCGATCTGCTGGAGCGGATCAAGCGGGCGATTGATCCGAATTTGACGATGAATCCCGGATGTCTGCTCGATCTTGAAGGTTGA